The following are encoded in a window of Salinibacter ruber DSM 13855 genomic DNA:
- a CDS encoding DUF92 domain-containing protein, protein MPGLPLSGTESLMVLGALVGLGGLVGLGESLRAWGLRASTTRRLVHTGVGLFVAATPVLFGRPLPVYLLAGVFTVANATARARHWWPGIHAARPGSWGTVALPVSVIAALGMTWSIAPDRLFAFQGAYLVLALADPAASWVGERSTRSGTAPLNATVRGSLTFAGVAFGLSVLVLGGGTSWGLGAVVGAATGAALVATPVEAVSARGWDNFFVPVALVLVWVPLQEETLRIGALGGALLVGILFGGLAHGADALDLRGAAVGGLFAASLVGLGGTAWVVPGVVFFGLSSALTYVQDDRHAAAAAGAPRRTEAQVLANGGVAWAALARSAVVPSGGAVLAGGYAVFVGALAAAAADTWATEVGTRFSTAPWSLRTGRRVAAGTSGAVSVTGTVAAMLGAASVAGAAVLTNGPVTGDVRGDVALLVGAGLLGMAADSLVGAFLQAQYRADSGEWRETPPAQGAAPVRGWAPMGNNAVNFVGTTVGGGIALAGVLLVG, encoded by the coding sequence ATGCCTGGTCTTCCCCTTTCTGGAACGGAGAGCCTGATGGTTCTAGGGGCATTGGTCGGACTCGGGGGGCTTGTCGGGCTCGGTGAGAGCCTCCGTGCCTGGGGCCTCCGAGCCTCCACCACACGCCGCCTCGTCCACACGGGCGTCGGTCTGTTCGTGGCCGCCACTCCTGTTCTGTTCGGGCGGCCGCTGCCGGTCTATCTGCTGGCGGGCGTCTTCACGGTGGCGAACGCGACCGCCCGGGCTCGGCACTGGTGGCCCGGCATTCATGCGGCCCGGCCGGGGAGCTGGGGCACGGTTGCGCTGCCGGTGTCCGTGATTGCGGCGCTGGGCATGACGTGGTCCATCGCTCCGGACCGTCTGTTTGCGTTCCAGGGGGCGTACCTCGTGCTCGCCCTGGCGGACCCGGCGGCGTCGTGGGTGGGCGAACGGTCGACGAGGTCGGGGACTGCTCCCCTGAACGCCACTGTGCGGGGCAGCCTCACGTTTGCGGGCGTCGCCTTTGGGCTGTCGGTGCTCGTGCTCGGTGGCGGCACCTCGTGGGGCCTGGGGGCGGTGGTTGGGGCGGCGACCGGAGCGGCCCTGGTCGCGACGCCCGTGGAGGCGGTCAGTGCACGGGGCTGGGACAACTTTTTCGTGCCGGTCGCGCTGGTTCTCGTGTGGGTGCCGTTGCAGGAGGAGACCCTCCGCATCGGCGCTCTCGGCGGGGCGCTCCTCGTGGGCATCTTGTTCGGGGGGCTCGCCCACGGGGCGGATGCGCTGGACCTGCGAGGGGCCGCCGTCGGGGGGCTGTTTGCCGCGTCGCTGGTGGGGCTCGGCGGGACGGCCTGGGTCGTTCCGGGGGTGGTTTTCTTCGGGTTGTCGAGCGCACTGACCTACGTGCAGGACGACCGCCACGCGGCAGCCGCGGCCGGCGCCCCCCGGCGAACGGAGGCCCAGGTTCTGGCGAACGGAGGGGTGGCGTGGGCGGCGCTGGCCAGATCGGCGGTCGTGCCGTCCGGGGGGGCGGTGCTCGCGGGCGGCTACGCCGTCTTCGTCGGGGCCCTGGCGGCGGCCGCGGCGGATACGTGGGCGACGGAAGTGGGCACGCGTTTCTCCACGGCCCCGTGGTCGCTGCGCACCGGGCGGCGAGTCGCCGCCGGCACCTCCGGGGCGGTGTCGGTCACGGGAACAGTCGCGGCGATGCTCGGCGCGGCGAGCGTGGCGGGGGCGGCGGTGCTCACGAACGGCCCTGTGACGGGGGACGTGCGGGGGGACGTTGCCCTGCTCGTGGGGGCGGGGCTGCTGGGCATGGCCGCCGACAGCCTCGTGGGGGCCTTCCTCCAGGCGCAGTACCGGGCCGATTCGGGGGAGTGGAGGGAAACACCGCCGGCCCAAGGGGCCGCGCCCGTGCGGGGATGGGCGCCAATGGGAAACAATGCCGTCAATTTTGTGGGCACGACCGTAGGGGGCGGAATCGCGCTCGCAGGCGTCCTGCTGGTGGGGTAG